A part of Magnetospirillum sp. ME-1 genomic DNA contains:
- a CDS encoding alpha/beta fold hydrolase yields the protein MTVNSKTGQNPQGGGILARPDGATIAYRRLEGKTPGVVFLHGYHSDMEGTKALALEEMCRQQGRAFLRFDYFGHGQSSGDVLYGTIGRWAADAVAVISDLTEGPQVLVGSSLGGWISLLAALELRDRVAGIVGVAAAPDFTEDLMWQDFTFEQRRTLMETGELELANCYEPDNPWRIHRSLIEDGRNHLLLRDLIQLHCPVWLIQGQKDADVPWQTALRLADCLASDQVEVILVKDGDHRLSRDGDLIRLTNVVAAMLGAIQE from the coding sequence ATGACAGTGAACTCGAAAACCGGGCAAAACCCGCAAGGCGGCGGGATACTAGCACGCCCCGACGGCGCGACAATCGCTTACCGCAGGCTGGAAGGCAAGACTCCCGGCGTGGTGTTCCTGCACGGCTACCATTCCGACATGGAAGGGACCAAGGCCCTGGCGCTGGAGGAGATGTGCCGCCAACAGGGCCGCGCCTTCCTGCGCTTCGACTATTTCGGCCACGGGCAAAGCTCGGGCGACGTCCTGTACGGCACAATCGGGCGCTGGGCCGCCGACGCGGTGGCGGTCATCTCGGACCTGACCGAGGGGCCGCAGGTGCTGGTGGGCTCCAGCCTGGGCGGCTGGATTTCCCTGCTGGCGGCGCTGGAGCTGCGCGACCGGGTGGCCGGGATTGTCGGGGTGGCCGCCGCCCCCGACTTCACCGAGGACCTGATGTGGCAGGACTTCACCTTCGAGCAGCGCCGCACCCTGATGGAGACCGGCGAGCTGGAACTGGCCAATTGCTACGAGCCGGACAATCCCTGGCGCATCCACCGCTCGCTGATCGAGGACGGGCGCAACCACCTGCTGCTGCGCGACCTGATCCAGCTGCACTGTCCGGTTTGGCTGATTCAGGGACAGAAGGATGCCGACGTGCCCTGGCAGACCGCGCTGCGCCTGGCCGACTGCCTGGCCTCGGACCAGGTGGAGGTGATCCTGGTCAAGGACGGCGACCACCGGCTGTCGCGCGACGGCGACCTGATCCGCCTGACCAACGTGGTGGCCGCCATGCTGGGAGCCATCCAGGAGTAA
- a CDS encoding glycosyltransferase family 4 protein, which yields MDHVAPIEAPSPAVRQPVVLQVLPALVTGGVERGTVDMAVALAEAGWTALVASEGGPMVRELTRAGAQHITLPLASKNPLTIRANALKLADLIATHQVDIVHARSRAPAWSAWIAAQATGAHYVTTFHGTYNLGWFGLKQKYNAVMTRGERVIAISDFIAEHARRIYGLEAERVRVVHRGIDMTRFDPARVSPERIIQLAQKWRLPDGYQVIMLPGRLTRWKGQAVLIEALALLGRHDVRCLLVGSDQGRTGYREELVELVRRRNLTDVVHLVDECSDMPAAYMLTDVVVSASTDPEAFGRIAVEGQAMGRPVIATAHGATDETVLPGRTGWLTAPGDPHALAQALDRFLALSAEERGLMAQDAMDFVRSRFSKESMCASTLDVYREVLGMPAAAPADEGS from the coding sequence ATGGATCACGTTGCCCCCATCGAAGCGCCATCCCCGGCCGTTCGTCAACCGGTCGTGTTGCAGGTGCTGCCTGCTTTGGTGACCGGCGGGGTGGAGCGCGGCACCGTGGACATGGCCGTGGCCCTGGCCGAAGCCGGATGGACGGCCCTGGTCGCCTCGGAGGGCGGCCCCATGGTGCGCGAACTGACCCGCGCCGGCGCCCAACACATCACCTTGCCGCTGGCGTCGAAGAATCCGCTGACCATCCGCGCCAACGCACTGAAGCTGGCCGACCTGATCGCCACCCATCAGGTGGACATCGTCCACGCCCGCTCGCGCGCGCCGGCCTGGAGCGCCTGGATCGCCGCCCAGGCCACCGGCGCCCACTACGTCACCACCTTCCACGGGACCTACAATCTCGGCTGGTTCGGGTTGAAGCAGAAATACAACGCCGTGATGACCCGGGGCGAGCGGGTGATCGCCATCTCGGACTTCATCGCCGAGCATGCAAGGCGCATCTACGGCCTGGAGGCGGAGCGGGTCCGCGTGGTCCATCGCGGCATCGACATGACCCGCTTCGACCCCGCCCGCGTCAGCCCCGAGCGCATCATCCAGCTGGCCCAGAAGTGGCGGCTGCCCGATGGCTATCAGGTCATCATGCTGCCCGGCCGCCTGACCCGCTGGAAGGGCCAGGCGGTGCTGATCGAGGCTCTGGCCCTGCTGGGCCGCCACGACGTGCGCTGCCTGCTGGTGGGCTCGGACCAGGGCCGCACCGGCTATCGCGAGGAACTGGTGGAACTGGTCAGGCGCCGGAACCTCACCGACGTGGTCCATCTGGTGGACGAGTGCTCGGACATGCCCGCCGCCTACATGCTGACCGACGTGGTGGTGTCGGCCTCCACCGACCCGGAGGCCTTCGGCCGCATCGCCGTGGAAGGCCAGGCCATGGGCCGCCCGGTGATCGCCACCGCCCACGGCGCCACCGACGAGACGGTGCTGCCCGGGCGGACCGGCTGGCTGACCGCGCCGGGCGATCCGCATGCCCTGGCCCAGGCGCTGGACCGCTTCCTGGCCCTGTCCGCCGAGGAGCGGGGACTGATGGCCCAGGACGCCATGGATTTCGTGCGGTCGCGCTTCTCCAAGGAAAGCATGTGCGCCAGCACCCTCGACGTCTATCGCGAGGTGCTGGGGATGCCGGCCGCGGCGCCTGCTGACGAGGGGTCGTGA
- a CDS encoding glycosyltransferase family 9 protein produces MTGSANILVIKLGALGDFVQAMGPFAAIRAHHPSAHITLLTTRPFAELADASPWFDEVWLDDKPPLWRLDKVLALARRLRGGRFQRVYDLQTSDRSSWYFRLMGKEVEWSGIAKGCSHPHANPRRDVMHTIERQREQLAMAGIAKVPPPDLAWAEAAPGRFDIAGRFVLLVPGGAPHRPAKRWPVERFARSACWLAERGFTPVLLGTAKERAEIDSIRAACPRALDLSGKTGLPDIIALARRAEAALGNDTGPMHLIAAGGCPSVVLFSHDSDPSLCAPRGNVTVLRRPSLAELGEAEVAAALDGMLTV; encoded by the coding sequence GTGACCGGTTCGGCCAACATCCTGGTCATCAAGCTGGGGGCTCTGGGCGATTTCGTCCAGGCCATGGGGCCCTTCGCCGCCATCCGTGCCCACCACCCGTCCGCCCACATTACCCTGCTCACCACCCGGCCCTTCGCCGAGCTGGCCGATGCCAGCCCGTGGTTCGACGAGGTCTGGCTGGACGACAAGCCGCCCCTGTGGCGGCTGGACAAGGTGCTGGCCCTGGCCCGCCGCCTGCGCGGCGGCCGCTTCCAGCGGGTCTACGACCTGCAGACCTCGGACCGCTCGTCCTGGTATTTCCGCCTGATGGGCAAAGAGGTGGAGTGGTCGGGCATCGCCAAGGGCTGTTCCCACCCCCACGCCAATCCCCGGCGCGACGTCATGCACACCATCGAGCGCCAGCGCGAGCAACTGGCCATGGCCGGCATCGCCAAGGTGCCTCCGCCCGACCTCGCCTGGGCCGAGGCCGCACCGGGCCGCTTCGACATCGCGGGGCGCTTCGTGCTGCTGGTGCCGGGCGGCGCGCCGCACCGTCCCGCCAAACGCTGGCCGGTGGAGCGCTTCGCCCGATCGGCCTGCTGGCTGGCGGAGCGGGGCTTCACGCCCGTCCTGCTGGGCACGGCCAAGGAGCGGGCCGAGATCGATTCCATCCGCGCCGCCTGCCCCCGGGCCCTGGATCTGTCGGGCAAGACCGGACTGCCCGACATCATCGCCCTGGCCCGGCGCGCCGAGGCGGCCTTGGGCAACGACACCGGCCCCATGCACCTGATCGCTGCCGGCGGCTGCCCCTCGGTGGTGCTGTTCTCCCACGACTCCGATCCCAGCCTGTGCGCGCCCAGGGGCAACGTCACCGTCCTGCGCCGCCCGTCGCTGGCCGAACTGGGCGAGGCGGAGGTGGCGGCGGCCCTGGACGGGATGCTGACAGTATGA
- a CDS encoding metallophosphoesterase → MSDEHRLAWRERRKTLEQRYREHGRRTTFGGERRVESLPDLIRPLPMIMRLIGLEAKARRNAGGVRLTRLEFSFPDLPPAFDGYTILFLSDIHVGSVPQGIETAAAMAAGVPCDLALLGGDFQLFGKPSADMTANQMAPLLAAIKARDGVAAVLGNHDGYRMVEALEALGVRVLVNEVLGVSRGNETMSIVGCDDIHNFHTPAADAALKLTDGFRIALIHSPEFAGHAAAAGCSLYLAGHTHGGQICLPGGIPLFTATDGCRRLSRGTWRHAGMQGYTSTGLGAGHPPYRFNCPPEMALITLRRTP, encoded by the coding sequence ATGAGCGACGAGCATCGCCTAGCCTGGCGGGAGCGCCGCAAGACGCTGGAACAGCGCTACAGGGAACATGGTCGGCGAACCACATTTGGGGGCGAAAGGCGCGTGGAATCCCTGCCCGACTTGATCAGGCCGCTGCCGATGATCATGCGGCTGATTGGACTGGAGGCCAAGGCGCGGCGCAATGCCGGGGGAGTGCGTCTCACCCGGCTGGAATTCAGTTTCCCCGACCTGCCGCCGGCCTTTGATGGCTACACCATCTTATTCCTGTCGGATATTCATGTGGGATCTGTTCCGCAAGGGATTGAGACGGCGGCTGCCATGGCGGCCGGCGTACCTTGCGACCTGGCATTGCTGGGCGGGGACTTCCAGCTGTTTGGCAAGCCATCGGCGGACATGACGGCGAACCAAATGGCGCCGCTGCTTGCAGCCATCAAGGCCAGGGACGGCGTCGCCGCGGTGCTCGGCAATCATGATGGTTATCGGATGGTCGAGGCGCTGGAAGCTCTGGGAGTGCGCGTGCTGGTCAACGAGGTTCTGGGGGTGAGCCGGGGCAATGAAACGATGTCCATCGTTGGCTGTGACGATATTCACAATTTCCATACCCCGGCGGCCGATGCGGCGCTCAAGCTGACCGACGGCTTTCGCATTGCCCTCATCCACAGCCCCGAGTTTGCCGGACATGCCGCTGCCGCCGGTTGTTCGCTCTATCTCGCGGGGCATACCCATGGCGGACAGATCTGCCTGCCCGGCGGAATTCCGCTATTCACCGCCACCGATGGGTGCCGCCGGCTGTCGCGCGGTACATGGCGCCACGCCGGCATGCAAGGCTATACCTCCACAGGATTGGGGGCTGGTCATCCCCCCTATCGCTTCAACTGTCCGCCCGAGATGGCGCTTATCACTCTGCGGCGCACGCCTTGA
- the thrS gene encoding threonine--tRNA ligase, translating into MVAITLPDGKVRQFDHPVTGLDVAKDIGPGLAKAALAITIDGEMKDLATLIDRDVNLSIITAKSGQDALELLRHDAAHVMAEAVKELYPETQVTIGPSIENGFYYDFARPTPFTPDDLVKIEQRMAEIVDRDEVITREEWDRDAAVKFFQDAGETYKAEIIASIPADQKIGLYRQGNFIDLCRGPHLPSTAKLGKAFKLMKLAGAYWRGDSRNEMLQRIYGTAWFERKDLDAYLHMLEEAEKRDHRRLGREMELFHQQEEAAGSVFWHKKGWTLYRAVESYMRRRLEANDYEEVKTPQLVDFSLWEASGHADKFSESMFTIRTQDERHLAVKPMNCPCHVQIFRQGIKSYRDLPLRMAEFGSCHRYEPSGALHGIMRVRAFTQDDAHIFCTEDQITSETIAFCQLLKEVYTDFGFTDVRVKFSDRPAKRAGSDETWDKAEGALLEASKAAGLETTLNPGEGAFYGPKLEFVLRDAIGRDWQCGTLQVDFVLPERLDAAYVAEDGTKKRPVMLHRAILGSFERFLGILIENFAGRFPLWLAPTQVVVATIVSEADEFAREVEAGLKAAGLRVELDLRNEKINYKVREHSVAKVPVMLVVGKREAESRQVAIRRLGSQNQEIVALEQAIATLGAEATPPA; encoded by the coding sequence ATGGTCGCCATCACCCTGCCCGACGGCAAGGTCCGCCAGTTTGATCACCCGGTGACGGGTCTGGACGTGGCCAAGGATATCGGTCCCGGTCTGGCCAAGGCGGCGCTGGCCATCACTATCGACGGCGAGATGAAGGATCTCGCCACCCTGATCGATCGGGACGTCAACCTTTCCATCATCACCGCAAAAAGCGGCCAGGACGCGCTGGAGCTGCTGCGCCACGACGCCGCCCACGTCATGGCCGAGGCGGTGAAGGAACTGTATCCCGAGACCCAGGTGACTATCGGTCCCTCCATCGAGAACGGCTTCTACTACGACTTCGCGCGGCCCACCCCCTTCACGCCCGATGATCTGGTGAAAATCGAGCAGAGGATGGCCGAGATCGTCGACCGCGACGAGGTCATCACCCGCGAGGAGTGGGACCGCGACGCGGCGGTGAAGTTCTTCCAAGACGCCGGAGAGACGTACAAGGCGGAGATCATCGCCTCCATCCCCGCCGACCAGAAGATCGGTCTTTATCGCCAGGGCAACTTCATCGATCTGTGCCGCGGGCCGCACCTGCCGTCCACCGCCAAGCTGGGCAAGGCCTTCAAGCTGATGAAGCTGGCCGGCGCCTATTGGCGCGGCGATTCCAGGAACGAGATGCTCCAGCGCATCTACGGCACCGCCTGGTTCGAGCGTAAGGACCTGGACGCCTATCTCCACATGCTGGAAGAGGCGGAAAAGCGCGATCACCGCCGTTTGGGCCGCGAGATGGAGCTGTTCCACCAGCAGGAAGAGGCCGCCGGCTCGGTGTTCTGGCACAAGAAGGGCTGGACGCTCTACCGCGCCGTCGAGTCCTATATGCGCCGCCGGCTGGAAGCCAACGATTACGAGGAAGTGAAGACCCCGCAGCTGGTGGACTTCTCCCTGTGGGAGGCCTCGGGCCACGCCGACAAGTTCTCGGAATCCATGTTCACCATCCGGACCCAGGACGAGCGGCATCTGGCGGTCAAGCCCATGAACTGCCCCTGCCACGTGCAGATCTTCCGCCAGGGCATCAAGAGCTACCGCGACCTGCCGCTGCGCATGGCCGAGTTCGGGTCGTGCCACCGCTACGAGCCCTCGGGCGCGCTGCACGGCATCATGCGGGTGCGCGCCTTCACCCAGGACGACGCCCACATCTTCTGCACCGAGGACCAGATCACCTCGGAGACCATCGCCTTCTGCCAGCTGCTGAAGGAGGTCTACACCGATTTCGGCTTCACCGATGTGCGCGTCAAGTTCTCGGACCGCCCGGCCAAGCGGGCCGGCTCGGACGAGACCTGGGACAAGGCGGAAGGTGCGCTGCTGGAAGCCTCCAAGGCCGCCGGCCTGGAAACCACCCTCAATCCGGGCGAGGGCGCCTTCTATGGGCCGAAGCTGGAATTCGTGCTGCGCGACGCCATCGGCCGCGACTGGCAGTGCGGCACGCTGCAGGTGGATTTCGTCCTGCCCGAACGTCTGGACGCGGCCTATGTGGCCGAGGACGGCACCAAGAAGCGCCCGGTCATGCTGCACCGGGCCATCCTGGGCTCGTTCGAGCGCTTCCTCGGCATCCTGATCGAGAATTTCGCCGGGCGCTTCCCCCTGTGGCTGGCTCCCACCCAGGTGGTGGTCGCCACCATCGTGTCGGAAGCCGACGAGTTCGCCCGTGAGGTCGAGGCTGGTCTCAAGGCCGCCGGCCTGCGGGTCGAACTGGACTTGCGCAACGAGAAGATCAACTACAAGGTCCGCGAACATTCCGTCGCCAAGGTGCCGGTCATGCTGGTGGTGGGCAAGCGCGAGGCCGAAAGCCGCCAGGTGGCCATCCGCCGTCTGGGCAGCCAGAACCAAGAAATTGTTGCGCTGGAGCAGGCTATCGCTACACTCGGCGCAGAGGCGACCCCGCCCGCGTGA
- the infC gene encoding translation initiation factor IF-3 produces the protein MQTPPKNDGPRVNREIDARSIRLVGADGEMIGVVTLREGLLMAEDAGLDLVEVSPNAEPPVCKILDFGKFKYEDQKKKNAARKKQKVIEVKEIKLRPNIDDHDYDVKMRSMRKFLEEGDKVKVTLRFRGRELAHQDLGMKVLEKVRDDLEDLGKVEQVPKMEGRQMVMVISAK, from the coding sequence ATGCAGACGCCGCCCAAGAACGATGGGCCCCGCGTCAACCGCGAGATCGATGCGCGTTCCATCCGCCTGGTGGGCGCCGATGGAGAAATGATCGGAGTCGTGACCCTGCGCGAGGGTCTGCTGATGGCCGAGGATGCCGGTCTCGACCTGGTCGAGGTGTCGCCCAACGCCGAGCCGCCGGTCTGCAAGATTCTGGACTTCGGAAAGTTCAAGTACGAGGACCAGAAAAAGAAGAACGCCGCCCGCAAGAAGCAGAAGGTGATCGAGGTCAAGGAGATCAAGCTCCGCCCGAACATCGACGATCACGATTACGACGTGAAGATGCGCTCCATGCGGAAGTTCCTCGAGGAAGGCGACAAGGTGAAGGTCACCCTGCGTTTCCGTGGCCGCGAATTGGCTCACCAGGACCTGGGCATGAAGGTGCTGGAGAAGGTGCGCGACGACCTCGAGGATCTGGGCAAGGTCGAGCAGGTCCCCAAGATGGAAGGCCGCCAGATGGTCATGGTGATCTCGGCGAAGTAA
- a CDS encoding tyrosine-type recombinase/integrase, whose translation MAREIGKLSAVAVRSQNTPGLYGDGGGLYLQVTPVGAKTWIYRFQIAGKRRDMGLGAIHTISLAEAREEARRCRQLVRDGIDPIDSRRAAKLSARATAAKTMTFRQCAEAYIKSHEAGWSNAKHGAQWTSTLETYVYPSFGSLPVNAVDTGLVMKVLEPIWSTKTETANRVRGRIESILDWAAVRKHRIGENPARWRGNLDKLLPARAKVAKAGHHAALA comes from the coding sequence ATGGCTCGGGAAATCGGCAAACTTTCGGCGGTGGCGGTGCGGAGCCAAAACACTCCCGGCCTTTATGGCGACGGGGGTGGGCTTTACCTCCAGGTCACTCCAGTTGGTGCGAAGACGTGGATCTACCGTTTCCAGATCGCTGGAAAGCGCCGGGACATGGGGCTCGGCGCTATTCATACCATCAGCCTTGCCGAGGCCAGGGAAGAGGCGCGGCGGTGCCGCCAGCTTGTCAGAGATGGCATCGACCCGATTGATAGCCGGAGGGCCGCCAAGCTATCTGCGCGAGCCACGGCGGCGAAAACGATGACCTTCCGTCAGTGCGCAGAGGCATACATCAAGTCCCACGAGGCGGGGTGGTCCAATGCGAAGCATGGGGCACAGTGGACCTCGACCCTGGAAACTTACGTCTACCCATCATTCGGATCGCTCCCGGTCAATGCCGTCGATACCGGCCTTGTCATGAAGGTGCTGGAACCGATCTGGTCTACGAAGACAGAAACCGCCAACCGGGTACGTGGCAGGATCGAGAGCATCCTCGACTGGGCTGCCGTTAGGAAGCACCGGATCGGTGAGAACCCTGCCAGATGGAGGGGGAATCTTGACAAACTTTTGCCTGCCCGTGCGAAGGTCGCCAAGGCGGGGCATCACGCCGCCCTAGCCTAG
- a CDS encoding tyrosine-type recombinase/integrase — protein sequence MASLRLQEGAGARALEFAILTAARTGEVIGATWGEIDIEKKIWIIPAERMKAGREHRVPLSGAAMAVVHSMAAIRQGQQLFPGAKAGRPLSNMALLMALRRMKRADVTAHGFRSTFRDWCAERTAYPTEVAEMALAHAVGDKVEAAYRRGDLFEKRVRLMEDWAEFCGIVAPTVAGTNVFAIQTRA from the coding sequence ATGGCCTCCCTGCGCCTCCAGGAAGGGGCTGGTGCCCGTGCGCTGGAGTTTGCCATCCTCACCGCCGCCAGGACCGGCGAGGTGATCGGAGCGACCTGGGGCGAGATCGACATCGAGAAGAAGATCTGGATCATCCCAGCCGAGCGGATGAAGGCTGGCCGCGAACATCGGGTGCCTTTGTCAGGGGCAGCTATGGCCGTGGTTCATTCAATGGCAGCAATCCGGCAAGGTCAGCAGCTTTTCCCTGGGGCGAAGGCAGGGAGGCCCTTGTCCAATATGGCGCTGCTTATGGCTCTGCGACGCATGAAACGGGCTGATGTGACCGCTCACGGCTTCCGCAGCACGTTCCGGGACTGGTGCGCTGAACGAACGGCATACCCTACCGAGGTTGCCGAGATGGCGCTGGCCCATGCAGTTGGGGACAAGGTTGAGGCCGCGTATCGACGCGGCGACCTTTTCGAAAAGCGGGTACGGCTGATGGAAGACTGGGCTGAGTTCTGCGGCATCGTTGCCCCGACCGTAGCTGGGACGAATGTGTTCGCGATTCAGACCCGCGCCTGA
- a CDS encoding helix-turn-helix domain-containing protein, with the protein MSPEQSSTPLLVAPKAACALLSVGNTKLYELIGQKKLEVIKFGKATRITMASIRAIAGGGAA; encoded by the coding sequence ATGTCTCCCGAACAATCCTCCACCCCCCTGCTCGTCGCCCCCAAGGCGGCCTGCGCCCTCCTCAGTGTCGGCAATACCAAGCTCTATGAGTTGATCGGGCAGAAGAAGCTCGAAGTCATCAAATTCGGTAAGGCCACCCGCATCACCATGGCGAGCATCCGCGCCATTGCTGGTGGGGGGGCTGCCTGA
- a CDS encoding toprim domain-containing protein encodes MNWAKQYLGIGDAVCAPIHRVVPSPPVTEKPAPVIDEARARRRAQKLDSALALSGPVAGTPGEKYLRNRGIHAEDFPECIRWNKRTWGSMPGGVHIYGGALVVIATDSTGQPQAFQTIHITDDGRKAEASMCGGVVKRTSGALAGVAVRLPGQQPPILCEGPETGLSIWVATGREVWICLGVSNFSKQKLEPGDQVVIARDHDKAGSGADKAVAKAVDALMARGVFVSVACPPDAGQDFNDLLQEHGPKAVAACIASASPVQPIAAPKPLHPILDGERASRRLRRVIRAYFDRVERIMAAQEWRRSRVAELGGDDDARRSAAREARCRFNVRTLTLPKIQIKAAAGLGKTHAVIEEIMARPALWSLHVSIYVPTKDLAEELAGKFGPGPRVVVMQGRNSKNCGKARVRMIERAMELEATRSVYKAFCHSDFSKCPRFRECDYLKQFDPAPAVRIYSHFYLRAPTPPELNLPPPDVVIIDESIITTMTGHAAVEIEAFRDPRSFNGIDDAEIIADALVTGAKVADAITRHPNAMITALRTEGVAPGDLRAAAMVARVSADCAKLRPDMPLERMRSLLQGWSPKQAGRVVRVLDQLARDMAAGKETSIGVEFDPRFPSKAENGEIMFCPRIRVHFRHECTIPDRTAVVMIDADALIDVNDVLLGRRLRPFVIQAKRRGRFIQAVDTTLPKSTLMHARTGANLRQRIQSFAARKVTEGQLVLAVTNLPVRLAFTDELEPDAYTRWAGGEMTHYGRTLGVNRWSNFTMVVIIGREQMPAADAERMARAVWADSAEPLALPGAYTKAARAITMRDGTSGAIQVDIHPDPRVQAMVEVVRECGIAQAIDRIRLIHHDERDPEVVILTNIPVPGVIVDELRPLDEILAGGSVIEQAMAEIGLGVLPLQAEWLCVRMPHLFPSLRTAERIVAETNRQMAYRSPSGYNQTNRQHAYINIGEVAEWVVTKGKRPSTAIIAHGHPAPREALETLVGQRLYRFGSRPD; translated from the coding sequence TTGAATTGGGCCAAGCAATATCTCGGTATTGGTGATGCTGTCTGCGCCCCAATCCATCGCGTGGTGCCATCACCTCCGGTGACGGAGAAACCCGCGCCGGTAATTGATGAGGCTCGAGCACGGCGCCGAGCACAAAAACTGGATAGTGCGCTGGCGCTCTCTGGCCCAGTGGCGGGAACGCCAGGAGAAAAATATCTCCGCAATCGTGGTATTCATGCAGAAGATTTCCCGGAATGCATTCGGTGGAATAAACGCACCTGGGGCAGCATGCCTGGCGGCGTCCATATTTACGGTGGCGCTCTGGTGGTGATTGCGACTGATTCAACAGGCCAACCCCAAGCTTTCCAGACGATCCACATTACCGACGATGGAAGGAAGGCAGAAGCCTCAATGTGTGGTGGTGTTGTCAAGCGTACCTCCGGGGCACTAGCTGGCGTAGCGGTCCGCCTACCGGGGCAACAGCCTCCAATTCTATGTGAAGGGCCGGAGACAGGCCTCTCAATTTGGGTGGCGACCGGCCGTGAGGTTTGGATTTGCCTGGGCGTAAGCAATTTTTCCAAGCAGAAGTTAGAGCCGGGCGATCAGGTGGTAATTGCTCGCGACCATGACAAGGCTGGCTCCGGCGCGGACAAAGCCGTAGCGAAGGCGGTGGACGCCTTGATGGCTCGCGGTGTCTTCGTATCTGTTGCCTGCCCACCCGATGCCGGTCAGGACTTCAATGACCTGCTTCAGGAGCATGGCCCCAAGGCTGTTGCCGCATGCATTGCTTCCGCCAGCCCGGTGCAGCCGATTGCTGCACCAAAGCCCCTCCACCCGATCCTTGACGGTGAGCGTGCTTCCAGGAGGCTGCGGCGGGTCATCAGGGCGTACTTTGATCGAGTGGAACGGATTATGGCCGCGCAAGAATGGAGGCGGTCTCGTGTGGCTGAGTTAGGCGGCGACGATGATGCCAGGCGATCCGCTGCGCGTGAAGCCCGCTGCCGATTCAATGTCCGTACCTTGACGCTACCAAAAATTCAGATCAAGGCGGCGGCCGGGCTGGGCAAGACCCACGCCGTGATCGAGGAAATCATGGCCCGTCCCGCGTTGTGGTCGCTTCATGTCTCGATCTACGTCCCGACGAAGGATTTGGCCGAGGAATTGGCCGGAAAGTTCGGGCCTGGACCGCGTGTTGTCGTCATGCAGGGCAGGAACAGCAAGAACTGTGGCAAAGCTCGTGTCCGCATGATCGAACGTGCCATGGAATTGGAAGCCACGCGCTCGGTCTACAAAGCGTTCTGCCATTCCGATTTCTCGAAATGCCCTCGGTTCAGAGAATGCGATTATCTCAAGCAGTTTGATCCCGCACCGGCAGTTCGCATCTACTCCCACTTCTATCTCCGCGCCCCGACGCCCCCAGAGTTGAATCTGCCGCCGCCCGATGTTGTCATCATTGACGAATCCATCATCACCACCATGACCGGCCATGCCGCTGTTGAGATCGAGGCATTCCGCGATCCTCGATCCTTCAACGGTATCGATGATGCCGAGATCATTGCTGACGCCCTCGTAACGGGAGCCAAAGTGGCTGATGCGATCACCCGCCACCCGAACGCCATGATCACCGCCCTTCGTACCGAAGGGGTCGCTCCCGGCGATTTGAGGGCGGCGGCCATGGTAGCGCGGGTGAGTGCGGATTGCGCCAAGCTTCGCCCGGACATGCCTTTGGAGCGGATGCGCAGCCTGCTGCAAGGCTGGTCGCCGAAGCAGGCCGGACGAGTGGTTCGCGTCCTTGATCAGCTTGCCCGCGACATGGCCGCCGGGAAGGAGACCTCCATTGGCGTCGAATTTGACCCGCGTTTTCCATCGAAGGCCGAGAATGGCGAGATCATGTTCTGCCCACGCATCCGGGTTCACTTTCGCCATGAATGCACGATCCCAGATAGGACGGCCGTCGTCATGATCGATGCAGACGCGCTGATCGACGTGAATGATGTTCTGCTGGGGCGACGCCTGCGTCCATTCGTCATTCAGGCGAAGCGCCGGGGGCGTTTCATTCAGGCTGTGGATACCACACTGCCCAAGTCCACCCTTATGCATGCAAGGACCGGTGCGAATCTAAGGCAGCGGATCCAGTCCTTTGCCGCGCGCAAGGTGACCGAGGGGCAATTGGTACTGGCCGTCACCAACTTGCCTGTCAGGCTTGCCTTCACTGATGAACTCGAACCTGACGCCTACACCCGGTGGGCCGGGGGCGAAATGACGCATTACGGTCGGACGTTGGGCGTCAATCGATGGTCCAATTTCACCATGGTTGTGATCATCGGCCGCGAGCAAATGCCTGCGGCTGATGCCGAGCGCATGGCTCGGGCCGTTTGGGCAGATTCCGCTGAACCGCTGGCCCTGCCGGGAGCCTATACCAAGGCGGCACGGGCGATCACCATGCGCGACGGGACTTCCGGCGCGATCCAGGTGGACATTCATCCCGACCCGCGCGTCCAGGCGATGGTCGAAGTGGTCCGGGAGTGCGGAATAGCGCAGGCGATTGACCGGATTCGCCTGATTCACCACGACGAGCGAGACCCAGAGGTTGTGATCCTCACTAATATTCCTGTCCCTGGCGTCATCGTCGATGAACTTCGCCCTCTTGACGAAATCCTTGCCGGAGGCTCGGTGATCGAGCAGGCAATGGCAGAAATTGGCCTCGGCGTTCTGCCCTTACAGGCTGAATGGCTCTGCGTACGGATGCCGCACCTATTCCCGTCGCTTCGTACCGCCGAAAGGATCGTCGCGGAGACAAACCGCCAAATGGCCTATAGGTCGCCAAGCGGTTATAATCAGACAAACCGCCAACACGCCTATATTAATATAGGCGAAGTGGCGGAATGGGTGGTTACAAAAGGGAAGCGACCATCAACGGCTATCATTGCTCACGGCCATCCTGCCCCTCGCGAGGCGCTTGAAACCCTTGTGGGGCAACGGCTCTACCGCTTTGGCTCTCGGCCGGACTAG